A region from the Pontixanthobacter aestiaquae genome encodes:
- a CDS encoding copper resistance system multicopper oxidase, translated as MPEITRRRLITSTAALAAVTSLPMPGWAKGRSLTHAKRGFGEYSGEDIELSIGDHHFSTGGRSGHAFAVNGTVPGPLIRLKEGQDVRLHVTNNLEEDSSIHWHGLLLPFQFDGVPGVSFPGIKPGQRFTYEFPIRQNGTYWWHSHSGLQEQAGHYGPIIIESAEPDPRYDRDYVVLLSEFTPMHPHAIMRKLKVGEHYFQRQMQTANEGEMSGEMRRMWGQMRMNPRDISDVTGSTYTFLINGHGPADNLELEFKPGERVRLRIINGSAMTFFNVRIPGVPMTVIQTDGQDVDEVEIDEFQIGVAETYDVIVTPPDGSHALVAEAMDRSGMGVASLTSHKGHIATPPPLRKIPTLTMTDMGMMDHAAMGHDMGSMEGGMDHSMRDASKLPDDVTVGPGLDMVAPMPMDRMGFPGLGLDTVDHRVLRYTDLKAKRMNPHREVDREMEIHLTGNMERYMWSFDGKKFSAVTDNPIRFGYDERVRVKLVNQTMMSHPIHLHGHFFEMVNGADHMHQPLKHTMVVQPGSTATFDLTANEPGDWAFHCHLLYHMHAGMMQVVTVRPFPEGAGA; from the coding sequence ATGCCCGAAATTACGCGAAGACGCCTGATTACCAGTACCGCAGCACTTGCTGCTGTGACATCGCTTCCAATGCCGGGCTGGGCTAAAGGGCGCTCTCTCACGCACGCGAAGAGGGGCTTTGGAGAGTATTCCGGCGAAGACATCGAACTTTCCATCGGTGATCACCATTTTTCTACAGGTGGCCGTTCGGGCCATGCCTTCGCCGTCAACGGCACTGTGCCGGGACCACTGATTCGCCTGAAAGAAGGGCAGGATGTCCGGCTGCATGTTACCAACAATCTGGAAGAGGACAGTTCGATCCACTGGCATGGGCTGCTATTGCCGTTCCAGTTCGATGGCGTTCCCGGTGTCAGCTTTCCCGGCATCAAGCCGGGTCAGCGGTTCACCTATGAATTTCCGATCCGGCAGAACGGCACCTATTGGTGGCATTCGCATTCCGGCTTGCAAGAACAGGCCGGGCATTACGGCCCGATCATAATTGAAAGCGCCGAACCCGACCCGCGCTATGACCGCGACTATGTCGTGCTGCTATCCGAGTTCACACCGATGCATCCGCACGCGATCATGCGGAAGCTGAAAGTCGGCGAGCATTATTTCCAACGGCAGATGCAAACCGCCAATGAGGGTGAGATGTCCGGCGAGATGCGGCGCATGTGGGGCCAGATGCGAATGAACCCGCGCGACATTTCCGACGTTACGGGCAGCACTTACACTTTCCTGATCAACGGGCACGGTCCCGCTGACAATCTGGAATTGGAGTTCAAACCCGGCGAGCGTGTCCGCCTGCGCATTATCAATGGCAGCGCGATGACGTTCTTCAATGTGCGCATTCCCGGTGTGCCGATGACGGTGATCCAGACCGACGGACAGGATGTGGACGAGGTCGAAATTGACGAGTTCCAGATCGGGGTTGCGGAAACTTACGACGTGATTGTTACTCCGCCTGACGGGAGCCATGCGCTAGTCGCCGAGGCGATGGATCGCAGCGGCATGGGCGTTGCCAGCCTGACGTCGCACAAAGGCCATATTGCGACCCCGCCCCCACTACGCAAAATTCCTACTCTGACCATGACCGATATGGGTATGATGGACCATGCTGCCATGGGGCACGATATGGGATCAATGGAGGGCGGCATGGACCATTCCATGCGCGACGCGTCCAAACTGCCAGACGATGTCACAGTCGGCCCTGGTCTCGATATGGTCGCGCCGATGCCGATGGATAGGATGGGGTTTCCCGGTCTTGGCCTTGATACAGTCGATCACCGCGTCCTGCGCTACACCGATCTCAAGGCCAAGCGTATGAATCCGCACCGTGAGGTTGACCGCGAGATGGAGATCCATCTGACCGGCAATATGGAACGCTATATGTGGAGCTTCGACGGCAAAAAATTCTCTGCCGTGACCGACAACCCAATTCGCTTCGGTTATGACGAGCGTGTTCGGGTAAAGCTGGTCAACCAGACGATGATGTCGCACCCGATCCATTTGCACGGCCATTTCTTCGAGATGGTCAATGGCGCGGATCATATGCATCAGCCGCTCAAACATACGATGGTGGTGCAACCGGGCAGCACCGCGACATTCGACCTGACGGCAAACGAGCCGGGCGACTGGGCGTTTCACTGCCATCTGCTTTATCACATGCATGCAGGCATGATGCAGGTGGTCACTGTTCGCCCATTTCCCGAAGGTGCCGGCGCATGA
- a CDS encoding metal-sensitive transcriptional regulator, which yields MSDNSNAKVNRLNRIAGQVRGVAQMVEDDRYCIDILHQMQAIKSALAKVETQVLKDHAACCVAEAIASGDEGEQRQKFEELVDLLERTRK from the coding sequence ATGAGTGACAACAGCAACGCAAAGGTCAATCGGCTGAACCGGATTGCTGGCCAAGTCCGGGGCGTCGCGCAGATGGTAGAAGACGATCGCTACTGCATCGACATCCTGCACCAGATGCAGGCGATCAAATCCGCTCTGGCAAAAGTCGAAACCCAGGTTCTCAAGGATCACGCGGCCTGCTGTGTGGCCGAAGCAATCGCCAGCGGAGACGAAGGCGAGCAGCGGCAGAAGTTTGAAGAGCTAGTCGATTTGCTGGAGCGGACACGGAAGTGA
- the gmk gene encoding guanylate kinase, which produces MANQNTPERTSLSPDLERRGMLFILSSPSGAGKTTMSQMLLTADEEIKLSVSATTRPPRPGEMDGIDYHFVDDATFDAMIEKDDFYEWAHVFNHRYGTPKGYIRKGLKEGQDFMFDIDWQGTQQLYQKDQQDVVSVFLLPPSLPELRRRLESRAQDSAAVIDDRMDRARGEISHWAEYDYVVINDDVDECFVKVREILHAERRKRTRQTGLIPFVRELMG; this is translated from the coding sequence ATGGCCAATCAGAACACTCCCGAACGCACCAGTCTCTCCCCTGACCTCGAGCGCCGCGGAATGCTGTTTATCCTTTCCTCTCCATCGGGCGCAGGAAAAACAACCATGTCACAAATGCTGCTGACAGCGGATGAGGAGATCAAGCTCTCCGTCTCGGCCACAACGCGCCCGCCCCGCCCCGGCGAGATGGACGGCATAGACTACCACTTCGTCGACGATGCCACATTCGATGCGATGATCGAGAAGGATGATTTCTACGAGTGGGCCCATGTCTTCAACCACCGCTACGGCACGCCCAAAGGCTATATCCGCAAGGGGTTGAAGGAAGGGCAAGACTTCATGTTCGACATCGACTGGCAAGGCACGCAGCAGCTGTATCAGAAAGACCAGCAAGACGTGGTCAGCGTGTTCCTGCTCCCCCCCAGCCTACCCGAACTGCGCCGCCGCCTCGAAAGCCGCGCGCAAGACAGCGCCGCGGTGATTGACGACCGCATGGACCGCGCCAGAGGCGAGATCAGCCACTGGGCTGAATATGATTATGTCGTGATCAATGACGATGTGGACGAATGCTTCGTAAAAGTGCGCGAGATTTTGCACGCAGAGCGCAGGAAGCGGACGCGCCAGACCGGGCTGATCCCGTTTGTGCGGGAATTGATGGGGTAG
- a CDS encoding SspB family protein: MTDETPDSLIPYDDIVQEALRAVVGRVLGQIVDNGSELPGNHHFYITFKTGAEGVDIPKALRERFPDEMTIVLQNKFWDLAVDKEGFSVGLSFNAVPSKLDIPYSAITAFVDPAVDFGLQFQATIADMAPEPHDVAENDSSEQAGAPVVNTEDGSNVVTVDFGKKS, translated from the coding sequence ATGACTGACGAGACGCCCGATAGCCTGATCCCTTATGACGACATCGTGCAGGAGGCCCTGCGCGCGGTTGTCGGCCGCGTTTTGGGGCAGATTGTCGATAATGGCAGCGAGCTGCCCGGCAATCACCATTTCTACATCACGTTCAAAACGGGTGCAGAGGGCGTCGATATACCCAAGGCCCTGCGCGAGCGGTTCCCCGATGAAATGACCATCGTGCTGCAGAATAAATTCTGGGATCTGGCAGTCGACAAAGAAGGTTTTTCGGTCGGCCTCAGCTTCAATGCGGTGCCATCGAAACTCGACATTCCGTACTCGGCAATCACCGCATTCGTCGATCCGGCGGTCGATTTCGGCCTGCAATTCCAGGCAACCATCGCCGATATGGCGCCTGAGCCGCACGACGTTGCCGAAAATGACAGTTCGGAACAGGCTGGCGCGCCGGTCGTTAATACCGAAGACGGCTCCAACGTCGTAACTGTCGATTTCGGCAAGAAAAGCTAA
- the hisB gene encoding imidazoleglycerol-phosphate dehydratase HisB produces MRTGRIERNTTETTILVEVNLDGTGTYNVSTGIGFLDHMVEQFSRHSLIDVTMKVDGDLHVDQHHTTEDSALALGQALVEAMGDKAGIGRYGTAYSPMDETLARVSLDISGRPYLVWKAGFSQEKLGEWDTELIEHWFHSVSQTAGITLHVELLYGTNNHHICEAIYKGFARAMRTGVELDPRKGDAIPSTKGQLGG; encoded by the coding sequence ATGCGCACTGGCAGAATTGAACGAAACACCACCGAAACCACAATTCTTGTCGAGGTTAATCTCGACGGGACGGGCACTTATAACGTGTCGACCGGGATCGGATTTCTGGACCATATGGTCGAACAATTCAGCCGTCATTCGCTGATCGACGTTACGATGAAAGTTGATGGCGATTTGCATGTCGACCAGCACCACACAACCGAAGACAGCGCGCTGGCGCTGGGTCAAGCCTTGGTCGAGGCGATGGGCGATAAGGCGGGCATTGGCCGTTATGGCACCGCCTATTCGCCGATGGACGAGACTTTGGCACGGGTATCGCTCGATATTTCGGGCCGTCCCTATCTGGTGTGGAAAGCCGGGTTCAGTCAGGAAAAGCTGGGCGAATGGGATACTGAACTGATCGAACACTGGTTCCATTCGGTTTCGCAGACGGCGGGCATCACGCTGCATGTCGAGCTGCTTTACGGCACCAACAACCACCATATTTGCGAGGCGATCTATAAAGGTTTCGCCCGCGCAATGCGTACTGGCGTAGAGCTCGATCCGCGTAAAGGTGACGCGATCCCGAGCACCAAGGGGCAGCTCGGTGGTTAG
- the hisH gene encoding imidazole glycerol phosphate synthase subunit HisH produces MPEVIALIDYGAGNLHSVHNALKAVGSEGVAITADPDVVRAADRIVLPGVGSFKACAEGLSSIDGLIEAMTERVQVGGAPFLGICVGMQLLATQGLEHGVTPGLGWVAGEVRAIEVTDPAIKVPHMGWNDVALSTHAPEGHLIEDGEAYFLHSYHFAVDEPSHIAAMTDHGGGLVAAVARDTIVGVQFHPEKSQAYGLGLLSRFLEWAP; encoded by the coding sequence ATGCCTGAGGTCATTGCGCTGATCGATTACGGCGCGGGCAATCTCCATTCGGTTCACAACGCTCTGAAAGCCGTCGGGTCAGAGGGGGTCGCGATCACTGCCGACCCCGATGTCGTGCGCGCGGCGGACCGCATTGTTCTGCCGGGTGTGGGTTCATTCAAGGCGTGTGCAGAGGGGCTTTCCTCCATCGACGGATTAATCGAAGCCATGACCGAGCGCGTGCAGGTCGGCGGCGCGCCGTTTTTGGGCATTTGTGTGGGGATGCAATTGCTCGCCACACAGGGGCTGGAGCATGGCGTCACGCCGGGACTCGGCTGGGTAGCCGGCGAAGTTCGCGCAATTGAAGTGACCGATCCTGCCATCAAAGTGCCGCATATGGGGTGGAACGATGTTGCTCTGTCCACGCATGCGCCGGAAGGTCATTTGATCGAGGATGGCGAAGCCTATTTCCTCCATTCCTATCATTTTGCGGTCGATGAACCGTCGCATATTGCCGCGATGACCGACCATGGTGGCGGCTTGGTTGCTGCGGTCGCGCGCGATACAATTGTCGGTGTGCAATTTCACCCTGAGAAAAGTCAGGCCTATGGTCTTGGCTTATTGTCCCGTTTTCTGGAGTGGGCTCCATGA
- the hisA gene encoding 1-(5-phosphoribosyl)-5-[(5-phosphoribosylamino)methylideneamino]imidazole-4-carboxamide isomerase, giving the protein MIVFPAIDLKQGQVVRLAEGDMDRATIYGDDPAAQAILFAEAGAEHLHVVDLDGSFAGSAQNREAVEAIVEAFPGYVQLGGGIRTRADVEGWFDAGVARIVIGTAALKDPEFVKEMAREFEGGIVVAVDARDGMVATDGWAEVSDVRIEDMARRFEDAGVASLLFTDIGRDGMLKGCNIDATVELAQRTDLPVIASGGVKGLDDIHILSMQAHLGIEGVITGRALYDGRLDLAAAIAMGARV; this is encoded by the coding sequence ATGATAGTTTTCCCCGCAATCGACCTGAAACAGGGCCAAGTCGTGCGCCTCGCCGAGGGCGATATGGATCGCGCAACAATCTATGGCGATGATCCGGCGGCACAAGCAATACTGTTTGCCGAGGCGGGCGCGGAGCACTTGCATGTGGTCGATCTCGATGGGTCATTTGCTGGCAGCGCGCAGAACCGTGAGGCGGTTGAAGCGATTGTCGAAGCGTTCCCGGGCTATGTGCAGCTTGGCGGCGGTATTCGCACTCGCGCCGATGTTGAGGGCTGGTTCGATGCGGGCGTGGCGCGGATTGTCATTGGCACGGCTGCGCTGAAAGACCCTGAATTCGTCAAGGAAATGGCGCGCGAATTTGAAGGCGGTATTGTCGTCGCCGTCGATGCGCGCGACGGAATGGTCGCAACCGATGGTTGGGCCGAAGTGTCCGATGTGCGGATCGAAGACATGGCGCGCCGGTTCGAGGATGCGGGCGTTGCCAGCCTGCTGTTCACCGATATCGGCCGCGACGGAATGCTGAAAGGCTGCAATATCGATGCGACGGTCGAATTGGCGCAGCGCACCGATCTGCCGGTAATCGCCAGCGGCGGAGTGAAGGGTCTCGACGATATTCACATCCTGTCGATGCAGGCGCATCTTGGGATTGAAGGCGTGATCACCGGGCGCGCGCTGTATGATGGGCGGTTGGATTTGGCCGCAGCAATAGCAATGGGCGCGCGGGTGTGA
- the hisF gene encoding imidazole glycerol phosphate synthase subunit HisF, whose protein sequence is MTVRIRVIPCLDVADGRVVKGVNFVDLRDAGDPVEQAQAYDAAGADELCFLDISATHEGRGTLLDVVKRTAEVCFMPLTVGGGVASVEDARALLLAGADKVAINSAAVKRPEVVSEIAARFGSQCVVASVDARKTAAGKWEIFTHGGRKPTGIDALDHAKRLAQLGAGELLVTSMDGDGTKAGYDLELTRTIADSVGIPVIASGGVGNLDHLVEGVTQGHASAVLAASIFHFGEHTIAEAHQALRAAGLPARA, encoded by the coding sequence ATGACCGTCCGTATCCGCGTTATCCCCTGTCTTGACGTTGCCGATGGGCGCGTGGTCAAAGGCGTCAATTTCGTCGATCTGCGCGATGCGGGGGATCCGGTCGAGCAGGCGCAGGCCTATGATGCGGCAGGTGCTGACGAGCTGTGTTTTCTCGATATATCTGCCACGCATGAAGGGCGCGGAACGCTGCTCGATGTGGTCAAACGCACGGCGGAAGTGTGTTTTATGCCGCTAACTGTCGGCGGCGGGGTTGCCTCGGTCGAAGACGCGCGTGCGCTGCTATTGGCGGGCGCGGATAAGGTCGCGATCAATAGCGCAGCGGTGAAACGGCCCGAAGTCGTCTCGGAAATCGCTGCGCGCTTCGGCAGCCAATGCGTCGTCGCCTCGGTCGATGCGCGCAAGACGGCGGCCGGAAAATGGGAAATCTTCACCCATGGCGGGCGTAAGCCGACCGGCATTGACGCTCTGGACCACGCCAAACGGCTCGCACAGCTGGGAGCAGGTGAGTTGCTCGTCACCTCTATGGATGGCGATGGGACCAAAGCCGGCTACGATCTGGAGCTGACGCGGACCATCGCAGATTCTGTAGGAATCCCCGTAATCGCTAGCGGCGGCGTCGGAAATCTTGATCATTTGGTCGAAGGTGTAACGCAGGGCCACGCCAGCGCAGTCCTTGCGGCATCGATTTTCCATTTCGGCGAACACACAATTGCCGAGGCACATCAAGCCCTTCGCGCTGCCGGACTGCCAGCGAGGGCTTAG
- a CDS encoding PEP-CTERM sorting domain-containing protein, whose translation MLKSPFTILLAVVASPAYASGGTQVPEPSNLALFGLGLTGLIVGRLMAKRRKNNPPD comes from the coding sequence GTGTTGAAGTCTCCTTTCACCATCTTGCTCGCTGTGGTGGCGAGCCCCGCTTATGCCTCAGGCGGCACGCAGGTACCCGAGCCTAGCAATCTGGCCCTTTTCGGCCTTGGTCTGACCGGACTGATTGTAGGCCGCCTGATGGCTAAGCGACGTAAGAACAATCCTCCAGACTGA
- a CDS encoding phosphoribosyl-ATP diphosphatase, translated as MHTLTRLEHIISQRKVADPDSSYVAKLNSLGLPIMARKLGEEAVEAVVAALSDGKDDLVEEAADLVFHLMVLLSAKDIPLSDVMAELDRREGVSGLDEKASRGS; from the coding sequence ATGCACACACTTACCCGCCTTGAGCACATTATTTCGCAGCGCAAAGTTGCCGATCCTGACTCCAGCTACGTCGCCAAACTGAATTCGCTTGGCTTGCCGATCATGGCGCGCAAATTGGGCGAAGAGGCCGTCGAAGCGGTTGTCGCCGCTCTATCCGACGGCAAGGATGACCTGGTCGAAGAAGCGGCAGATCTGGTGTTTCACCTGATGGTGCTGCTTTCCGCCAAGGATATTCCACTATCTGATGTCATGGCCGAACTGGACCGCCGCGAGGGCGTCTCCGGTCTCGATGAAAAAGCCAGCAGAGGTTCTTGA
- a CDS encoding histidine triad nucleotide-binding protein: MPIDATLPYDDQNIFAKILRGEIPSTKLYEDEWAYAFPDINPQAELHVLVIPKGAYVSWDDFSAKASDEEIAGFIRAVGKVAREHNLVEPGYRLLANIGAHGGQEVPHLHVHLFGGQFLGPMIAR, encoded by the coding sequence ATGCCAATCGACGCTACACTGCCTTACGACGATCAAAATATCTTCGCGAAGATCCTGCGCGGGGAAATCCCCTCGACCAAGCTGTATGAGGATGAATGGGCCTACGCTTTCCCTGACATCAATCCACAGGCCGAATTACATGTGCTGGTAATCCCCAAAGGGGCGTATGTGAGTTGGGACGATTTTTCGGCGAAGGCTTCCGATGAAGAAATCGCCGGCTTTATCCGCGCCGTCGGGAAAGTCGCGCGTGAGCACAATCTGGTCGAGCCGGGCTACCGCTTGCTCGCCAATATCGGCGCGCATGGCGGGCAGGAAGTTCCGCATTTGCATGTGCATTTGTTTGGCGGGCAGTTTCTCGGGCCAATGATCGCGCGCTAA
- a CDS encoding YbgC/FadM family acyl-CoA thioesterase gives MTTQPHPQPTPPGGTFDGPLHLYAVRVYYEDTDLSGIVYHANYLRWFERARSDVLRMLEIDQRAAIEAGVGAYAVADLQLKYVRPAKLDDDVVIHTRCTQLKAASVIMHQRAIRGSELLCEATFRVGFVAPDGRPRRQPEAWRDAFAPIISQAPTASKESSS, from the coding sequence ATGACAACTCAACCCCATCCACAGCCTACTCCTCCGGGTGGGACCTTCGACGGCCCGCTGCACCTGTATGCGGTGCGTGTCTATTACGAGGATACCGACCTCTCGGGCATCGTCTATCACGCCAATTATCTGCGCTGGTTCGAACGCGCCCGCTCGGACGTGCTGCGAATGCTGGAGATCGATCAGCGCGCGGCAATCGAAGCGGGCGTGGGTGCCTATGCAGTTGCCGATTTGCAGCTCAAATATGTCCGTCCGGCCAAGCTGGATGACGATGTTGTGATCCATACCCGCTGCACACAATTGAAAGCCGCCAGCGTCATCATGCACCAGCGAGCCATTCGCGGTTCAGAATTGCTGTGCGAGGCGACGTTCCGCGTCGGCTTTGTCGCACCAGATGGCCGCCCGCGTCGTCAACCCGAAGCATGGCGTGACGCTTTTGCGCCGATCATTTCTCAGGCCCCGACTGCCTCCAAAGAAAGCTCTTCATGA
- the tolQ gene encoding protein TolQ, protein MTALSILTAAVEAPTRLNPLELFMDADIVVQAVMLGLILASIWVWMIIISFSLRLAGVKKRCADFEGEFWQADDFDALVKERSKKNIPSARVAAAGMSEWRRSMKVTGGKSDRDGIRQRLAGAMESQVAQEADTLADRLNFLATTGSVAPFVGLFGTVWGIMNSFFQIGVQENSSLAVVAPGISEALFATAIGLFAAIPAVIAYNRFSHGVNSLEAKMQRFADRFHASLSRELERQ, encoded by the coding sequence ATGACCGCTCTTTCGATCCTGACTGCCGCCGTTGAAGCGCCCACGCGTCTCAATCCGCTAGAATTGTTTATGGATGCCGACATTGTCGTTCAGGCGGTGATGCTGGGCCTCATCCTCGCTTCGATTTGGGTGTGGATGATTATCATCAGCTTCAGCCTGCGTCTGGCGGGCGTGAAAAAGCGCTGCGCGGATTTTGAAGGCGAGTTCTGGCAGGCGGATGATTTCGATGCATTGGTGAAAGAGCGGTCGAAAAAGAATATTCCGTCAGCGCGCGTTGCAGCGGCTGGCATGTCCGAATGGCGGCGCTCGATGAAGGTCACTGGCGGCAAGTCAGACCGCGACGGAATACGGCAAAGGCTGGCTGGTGCAATGGAAAGCCAAGTTGCGCAGGAAGCCGATACGCTCGCAGACCGGCTTAACTTTCTTGCTACTACGGGTTCGGTCGCGCCTTTTGTGGGTCTGTTCGGCACTGTGTGGGGCATCATGAACAGCTTCTTCCAGATCGGTGTGCAGGAAAACAGCTCGCTCGCCGTAGTCGCGCCCGGCATTTCCGAAGCTCTTTTTGCGACCGCTATCGGCCTGTTCGCAGCCATTCCCGCGGTGATCGCCTATAACCGGTTCAGTCACGGCGTAAATTCGCTGGAGGCGAAGATGCAGCGTTTTGCCGACCGTTTCCACGCCAGCCTCAGCCGCGAGTTGGAGCGCCAATAG
- a CDS encoding ExbD/TolR family protein: MAMGIASSGRSGGRRRGRRAPMAEINVTPFVDVMLVLLIIFMVTAPLLTSGVPVQLPDSRANALPTEQDPITLSIGATGIIYLDNDPLEAGELPSRLANIRPNPDGSLPQITLRGDRVIDYGRVMAVMGELNRAGFNSIALVTNGSAAAPAAIDAPGASSSDIIGSDGEQ, from the coding sequence GTGGCAATGGGTATCGCCTCGTCCGGCCGAAGCGGAGGGCGCCGCAGGGGGCGCCGTGCACCGATGGCGGAAATCAATGTCACGCCGTTTGTCGACGTGATGCTGGTGCTGCTGATTATCTTTATGGTCACTGCGCCGCTACTGACATCGGGCGTGCCGGTGCAGTTGCCTGATAGCCGCGCCAATGCTCTGCCGACCGAGCAGGACCCGATCACACTCTCGATAGGTGCGACGGGCATCATTTATCTCGATAATGATCCGCTTGAGGCGGGCGAGCTTCCAAGCCGTCTCGCCAATATACGGCCCAATCCGGATGGTTCGCTGCCGCAAATCACTCTGCGCGGTGACAGGGTGATCGATTATGGCCGCGTGATGGCAGTTATGGGCGAGCTTAATCGCGCAGGCTTCAACTCAATCGCGCTGGTAACCAATGGCAGCGCAGCAGCGCCTGCCGCGATTGATGCGCCGGGCGCCAGCAGTTCAGACATCATCGGTTCAGATGGGGAGCAATAG
- a CDS encoding energy transducer TonB produces the protein MATARFRHEEIIGLGVAALLHVGLFGVLILQPDEGGTPYVPERVTVSLAEDVGLEQVAPEIVTESRAAIAPTLSDQPVPPEMQPDDPTPRTDAPSENSTREQTPKQQTRNQTRSNTPKPKNTPKPKQTESGGSRLGDNFLGGAGNSADTADTRPPASQIGRQAKASLLNSIARQLRPYWDAPDGTDAEKLSTMVNWRLNEDGSLAGAPECEATQGVTASNRTQASTHCRYAIRAIRRAAPFNLPDRYYNAWKSVRKFKFSGAL, from the coding sequence ATGGCAACCGCACGGTTCAGACATGAAGAGATTATCGGCCTCGGCGTCGCAGCTCTTCTGCATGTGGGCTTGTTCGGCGTGCTAATTCTCCAGCCTGATGAGGGTGGAACCCCCTACGTGCCGGAGCGCGTGACAGTGAGCCTGGCAGAAGATGTCGGTCTGGAGCAGGTTGCGCCGGAGATTGTGACCGAAAGCCGCGCTGCGATCGCGCCGACCCTGTCAGATCAACCCGTCCCGCCCGAAATGCAGCCGGATGATCCCACACCCCGCACCGACGCGCCGAGTGAAAACAGCACGCGCGAGCAAACGCCGAAGCAACAGACTCGCAACCAAACGCGCAGCAACACGCCAAAGCCCAAGAACACTCCCAAGCCTAAGCAGACCGAGAGCGGCGGCAGCCGGCTCGGTGATAACTTCCTTGGCGGCGCGGGCAATAGCGCGGACACTGCGGACACGCGCCCGCCAGCATCGCAGATCGGCAGGCAAGCCAAAGCATCCTTGCTCAATTCCATTGCGCGGCAGCTACGCCCCTATTGGGATGCGCCCGATGGCACCGATGCGGAAAAGCTCTCAACCATGGTCAATTGGCGCTTGAATGAAGATGGCAGCTTGGCCGGAGCACCCGAATGTGAAGCAACCCAAGGCGTGACAGCGTCCAACCGCACGCAGGCGAGTACCCATTGCCGATACGCAATTCGTGCAATTCGCCGTGCTGCACCCTTCAACTTGCCTGATCGCTATTACAACGCGTGGAAATCTGTGCGTAAATTCAAGTTCAGCGGAGCCCTGTAA